The following are encoded in a window of Gossypium raimondii isolate GPD5lz chromosome 13, ASM2569854v1, whole genome shotgun sequence genomic DNA:
- the LOC128036163 gene encoding uncharacterized mitochondrial protein AtMg00860-like: protein MLQAGIIRDNNSPFASPVVMVKKKDGSWRQANYFSKLDLRSGYHQIRMCEQDASKQPLKRMRVIKKLLLFAKKSKCTFGATQVEYLGHVICRGTVSMDRAKIASVLDWPSPRSVKELRGFLGLSGYYRRFIRGYGLIAKPLTLLLRQRASWQWTALEQVAFEQLKSAVCQAPVLILPDFQD, encoded by the exons ATGTTACAGGCTGGGATTATTCGGGACAACAACAGTCCTTTTGCTTCTCCCGTGGTCATGGTTAAGAAGAAGGATGGGAGCTGGC GACAAGCTAACTATTTTTCTAAGCTGGATTTACGCTCAGGGTATCATCAAATCCGAATGTGTGAACAAGATGCTTcaaaacaacctttaaaacgCATGAGGGTCATTAAGAAATTGTTG CTTTTTGCTAAGAAATCCAAGTGTACTTTTGGAGCCACTCAGGTAGAATACTTGGGACATGTCATATGTCGGGGCACTGTGAGTATGGACCGAGCTAAGATTGCAAGTGTTTTGGATTGGCCCTCTCCACGGTCGGTTAAGGAATTGAGGGGTTTCCTTGGCTTATCAGGATATTATCGGAGGTTCATTCGAGGCTATGGGTTAATAGCTAAGCCACTTACCTTGCTGTTAAGACAGAGAGCTTCATGGCAATGGACTGCACTCGAACAAGTAGCCTTTGAACAACTCAAGTCAGCAGTTTGTCAAGCTCCGGTATTGATATTACCCGACTTTCAGGACTAG
- the LOC105782546 gene encoding uncharacterized protein LOC105782546, whose translation MQKELGQIQGELTHIQTEFSQLDAKIDVWLKDLQEGIKSEVHTELHSELHSLFEQYFGQGPPMAVNGTVNSKGKGILGTQPGFSSQKHLVVSPMAERGHSSMSSRGVLVEADRSTFRMECPSFDGENFRGWWSKIEQYFEAEGIGDHAKVRLVMLHLEGKALDWHHFFSRRHGDYINCFGKIYARGLKERFGSDSFLDPMVELVILKQIGSVDQYHDGFLSLLNQLNLSESYALSIFLSNLKAEIGQYLRLFKPQTLVEGYNLARQVENIVHGPIKKENLLTSGSSVGRPLLPVTRSFRGSNSLNSTSESTNGKSNFRVPSKSLSQAELEDRRKKGLYFWCGLKYSPGHKCSKSQMYQLVVEPWEDSCPDIRSPTQEDFQDCPEQLETTELGSGNSSPVLSLHALHGLQGHNTMQFPANIDRCEVVVLVDSGSTHNFIDFKVARRLKLVIEPVPCLKVSVANGVKLNTHGLCKAVEWETQGYKCVIDFLVLSVKGFDVVLGIQWLLSLGPIVWDFANLTMQFKCGLRNYSLKGTIPGSMQVIPSGQFSRCMSLVGNGPGPMLLTSYDQTVLTMPPAQASLDLEKLLNDFEDIFQVPTQLPPLRLHDHRIPLVDESKVVKVHPYRYPTVQKAEIKKLI comes from the coding sequence ATGCAAAAGGAACTTGGACAGATTCAAGGGGAACTTACTCACATTCAAACAGAGTTCTCTCAATTGGATGCAAAAATTGATGTTTGGTTGAAGGATCTACAGGAGGGAATCAAATCAGAGGTACATACGGAGCTTCATTCTGAACTTCATTCTTTATTCGAACAATATTTTGGGCAGGGACCTCCAATGGCAGTGAACGGAACGGTGAACAGTAAAGGCAAAGGAATTTTGGGAACACAACCTGGGTTCTCATCTCAAAAGCACTTAGTAGTATCTCCAATGGCAGAGCGGGGTCATTCAAGTATGTCTTCACGTGGGGTGCTGGTGGAAGCTGATCGTTCCACTTTTAGGATGGAATGTCCGTCATTCGATGGGGAGAACTTCCGAGGTTGGTGGTCCAAGATTGAGCAGTACTTTGAAGCGGAGGGAATTGGGGATCACGCAAAAGTGCGGTTGGTTATGTTGCATTTAGAAGGTAAGGCTCTTGATTggcatcattttttttctcgaCGGCATGGGGACTATATCAACTGTTTTGGGAAAATTTATGCGAGGGGACTTAAGGAGCGCTTTGGATCGGACTCTTTTTTGGATCCCATGGTAGAACTGGTAATCCTCAAGCAAATTGGTTCTGTAGACCAGTATCATGATGGGTTTCTAAGTTTATTGAATCAGTTGAATCTTTCTGAATCTTACGCCCTGAGCATTTTTCTCAGCAATCTCAAGGCAGAGATAGGCCAATACCTTAGGTTGTTTAAACCTCAGACACTGGTAGAGGGGTACAACTTAGCGAGACAGGTGGAGAATATTGTACACGGAccaatcaaaaaagaaaatctgcTTACCAGTGGTAGTTCAGTGGGCAGACCCTTACTTCCTGTGACTCGGAGTTTTAGGGGAAGCAATAGTTTAAATTCAACAAGTGAGTCAACAAATGGGAAGTCTAATTTTAGAGTACCCTCAAAGTCTTTGTCTCAGGCCGAATTAGAGGATAGGAGGAAGAAGGGGCTTTACTTTTGGTGTGGTCTTAAATATTCTCCAGGCCATAAATGCTCGAAGTCTCAAATGTACCAGTTGGTGGTAGAACCATGGGAGGACAGTTGTCCGGACATAAGAAGCCCTACTCAAGAGGATTTTCAAGACTGTCCTGAGCAGTTGGAAACAACAGAATTAGGATCTGGAAATTCATCTCCTGTATTATCATTACATGCCTTACATGGATTACAAGGACACAATACCATGCAGTTCCCAGCAAATATTGATCGATGTGAGGTGGTGGTTTTGGTAGACTCTGGTAGCACACATAATTTCATTGATTTCAAGGTAGCTAGAAGATTGAAGCTGGTCATCGAACCTGTGCCTTGTTTGAAAGTGTCGGTGGCAAACGGGGTGAAATTAAACACTCATGGACTTTGTAAAGCTGTTGAATGGGAGACACAAGGgtataaatgtgttattgattttttagTGTTATCGGTCAAAGGGTTTGATGTGGTGCTAGGTATTCAATGGTTGCTTTCGTTAGGGCCGATTGTATGGGATTTTGCCAATCTCACCATGCAATTTAAATGTGGGTTGCGAAATTACAGTTTAAAGGGCACCATACCTGGTTCAATGCAGGTTATTCCTAGTGGCCAATTTTCTAGGTGTATGAGCTTGGTAGGTAATGGTCCTGGTCCGATGTTGTTGACCTCATATGATCAGACTGTTCTCACAATGCCTCCGGCTCAGGCGTCACTTGACTTGGAAAAACTTCTGAAtgattttgaggatatatttcAGGTGCCTACACAGTTACCTCCCCTTCGGTTACACGATCATAGGATACCTTTGGTGGACGAATCCAAGGTGGTTAAGGTGCATCCGTATAGGTATCCAACTGTTCAGAAGGCTGAGATCAAAAAACTTATTTAA